In Myxococcus stipitatus, the following are encoded in one genomic region:
- a CDS encoding 3-hydroxyacyl-CoA dehydrogenase/enoyl-CoA hydratase family protein gives MTTRIRKVAVLGAGVMGSGIAAHLANSGVRALLLDIVPPKAAPGEDTSSKAFRNKFALGALANMRKQKPSPIMSEQVFTAIEVGNFEDDLHRIADCDWVIEVVKEDLAVKQALFEKVEKHARKDAIVSSNTSGMSIVGMTQGRGAAFKKNFLVTHFFNPVRYMKLLELVAGAETDPAVMKTIHRFGEEVLGKGIVYGKDTTNFIANRIGVYGMMRTIAAMGPAELSIEEVDKIFGPAMGRPKSAVFRTADIVGLDTFIHVSKNCYDTLTQDEERSVFAIPEFLQKMVEKGMLGDKSGGGFYKKDRSSGGKDILALDLKTLEYRPQGKVRFESLGAAREVENVKERVAVVLNGTDKAAKFAEQVTLDVLAYTSRRIPEIADDVVNVDRGVRWGFGWDLGPFEVWDAYGVKKGVERMKALGLKPAKWVEDMLAAGRESFYGVEGGKDTYWDIPSKSVKVVPENARTQRVEYLKRGNKKVAGNDSATLWDLGDGATLLEFHTKMNSIDDQIIEMMHTALDETEKNFKGLVIGNDGANFSAGANIVALVWAAKSGEYEAIRKLVTSFQQANQRMRYSPVPVVTAPFNLTLGGGAEVTMGGNAVQASAELYMGLVEVGVGLIPGGGGNMQLLRNVYGAYATDKDFDPLPFLKKVFLSIGTAKVATSAEEAREAGFLSLADGISANRDFLLSDAKARVLGMADAGFRAPRPTRFRLGGPSGYATIDMMLYDMEMNGQVSAHDRKIGQKLARVLTGGDTSTTALVTEDKLLELEAEAFLSLCGEEKTQDRLTHMIEKGKPLRN, from the coding sequence ATGACGACGCGGATCCGCAAGGTAGCTGTGCTGGGCGCCGGAGTGATGGGCAGCGGCATCGCCGCCCATCTGGCCAACTCGGGCGTTCGCGCGCTCCTCCTGGACATCGTTCCGCCGAAGGCCGCTCCGGGCGAGGACACCTCGTCCAAGGCCTTCCGCAACAAGTTCGCCCTCGGGGCGCTGGCCAACATGCGCAAGCAGAAGCCCAGCCCCATCATGTCCGAGCAGGTGTTCACCGCCATCGAGGTGGGCAACTTCGAGGACGACCTGCACCGCATCGCCGACTGCGACTGGGTCATCGAGGTGGTGAAGGAGGACCTGGCCGTCAAGCAGGCGCTCTTCGAGAAGGTGGAGAAGCACGCCCGCAAGGACGCCATCGTCTCCTCCAACACCTCTGGCATGTCGATTGTCGGCATGACGCAGGGCCGGGGCGCGGCGTTCAAGAAGAACTTCCTCGTCACGCACTTCTTCAACCCGGTCCGCTACATGAAGCTCCTGGAGCTCGTGGCGGGCGCGGAGACCGACCCGGCGGTGATGAAGACCATCCACCGCTTTGGTGAGGAGGTCCTCGGCAAGGGCATCGTCTACGGCAAGGACACCACCAACTTCATCGCGAACCGCATCGGCGTGTACGGGATGATGCGGACCATCGCCGCCATGGGGCCCGCGGAGCTGTCCATCGAAGAGGTGGACAAGATTTTCGGCCCCGCCATGGGCCGCCCCAAGTCCGCCGTGTTCCGCACCGCGGACATCGTCGGCCTGGACACCTTCATCCACGTGTCGAAGAACTGTTACGACACGCTGACCCAGGATGAGGAGCGCAGCGTCTTCGCCATCCCGGAGTTCCTCCAGAAGATGGTGGAGAAGGGCATGCTGGGCGACAAGTCTGGCGGCGGCTTCTACAAGAAGGACCGCAGCAGCGGCGGCAAGGACATCCTCGCGCTGGATTTGAAGACGCTGGAGTACCGGCCGCAGGGCAAGGTGCGCTTCGAGTCGCTGGGCGCCGCCCGCGAGGTGGAGAACGTCAAGGAGCGCGTGGCCGTCGTCCTCAACGGGACGGACAAGGCCGCGAAGTTCGCCGAGCAGGTGACGCTGGACGTGCTGGCCTACACCAGCCGCCGCATCCCGGAGATTGCGGACGACGTGGTCAACGTGGACCGCGGCGTGCGCTGGGGCTTCGGCTGGGACTTGGGGCCCTTCGAGGTGTGGGACGCGTACGGCGTGAAGAAGGGCGTCGAGCGGATGAAGGCGCTGGGCCTCAAGCCCGCCAAGTGGGTGGAGGACATGCTGGCCGCGGGCCGCGAGTCCTTCTACGGCGTGGAGGGTGGCAAGGACACGTACTGGGACATCCCCAGCAAGTCCGTGAAGGTGGTGCCGGAGAACGCGCGCACGCAGCGCGTGGAGTACCTCAAGCGCGGCAACAAGAAGGTCGCCGGCAACGACTCCGCCACCCTGTGGGATTTGGGCGACGGCGCCACGCTGCTGGAGTTCCACACGAAGATGAACTCCATCGATGACCAGATCATCGAGATGATGCACACGGCGCTGGACGAGACGGAGAAGAACTTCAAGGGCCTGGTGATTGGCAACGACGGCGCCAACTTCTCCGCGGGCGCCAACATCGTCGCGCTGGTGTGGGCGGCGAAGAGCGGCGAGTACGAGGCCATCCGCAAGCTGGTGACGTCCTTCCAGCAGGCCAACCAGCGCATGCGCTACAGCCCGGTGCCCGTGGTGACGGCGCCCTTCAACCTCACCCTGGGCGGCGGCGCCGAGGTGACGATGGGCGGCAACGCGGTGCAGGCGAGCGCGGAGCTGTACATGGGCCTCGTCGAGGTCGGCGTGGGCCTCATCCCCGGCGGCGGCGGCAACATGCAGCTGCTCCGCAACGTCTACGGCGCGTACGCCACGGACAAGGACTTCGACCCGCTGCCCTTCCTCAAGAAGGTGTTCCTGTCCATCGGCACCGCCAAGGTGGCCACCAGCGCCGAGGAGGCGCGCGAGGCGGGCTTCCTCTCCTTGGCGGACGGCATCAGCGCCAACCGCGACTTCCTCCTGTCGGACGCGAAGGCGCGCGTGCTGGGCATGGCGGACGCGGGCTTCCGCGCGCCGCGTCCCACGCGCTTCCGCCTGGGCGGCCCCAGCGGCTACGCCACCATCGACATGATGCTGTACGACATGGAGATGAACGGCCAGGTCAGCGCCCACGACCGCAAGATTGGCCAGAAGCTGGCCCGCGTGCTGACCGGCGGTGACACGAGCACCACGGCGCTTGTGACGGAGGACAAGCTGCTCGAGCTGGAGGCCGAGGCCTTCCTGAGCCTGTGCGGCGAGGAGAAGACCCAGGACCGTCTGACGCACATGATTGAGAAGGGCAAGCCGCTGCGCAACTAG
- a CDS encoding thiolase family protein, whose amino-acid sequence MPARVVIASAVRTPFTRAHKGEFKDTRPDTLAAIAIKEAVAKVPGLKGSDVEDVVLGCAMPEAEQGMNVARQATLLAGLPVDVPAMTINRFCSSGTQAIAQVAAAIQAGQIHVGIGGGTESMSMVPMGGNKVSANPEIMANHPEIYSSMGVTAENIASRHNVSREDSDKFAAESQRRAAAAREQGKFAAEIIPVTTTVYDEEGNAKTVTVSVDTILRPETTFEGLNKLKPAFNAKGVVTAGNASPLTDGAAAAVVMSEEKAKELGVKPLGYFLDFAVAGVPPEVMGIGPVPAVRKLLAKNKLEVKDIDVFELNEAFAPQALYCIRELGISMDKVNPNGGAIALGHPLGVSGARLVATILQELKRRNGRYGVVTMCIGGGMGAAALIENAK is encoded by the coding sequence ATGCCTGCTCGAGTCGTGATTGCCAGCGCGGTCCGCACGCCGTTCACCCGCGCGCACAAGGGCGAGTTCAAGGACACGCGGCCGGATACGCTGGCCGCCATCGCCATCAAGGAAGCGGTCGCCAAGGTTCCCGGGCTGAAGGGCTCGGATGTCGAGGACGTGGTCCTCGGCTGTGCCATGCCCGAGGCGGAGCAGGGCATGAACGTGGCGCGTCAGGCCACGCTCCTGGCGGGCCTGCCGGTGGACGTGCCGGCGATGACCATCAACCGCTTCTGTTCCTCTGGAACGCAGGCCATCGCCCAGGTGGCCGCGGCCATCCAGGCGGGGCAGATTCACGTGGGAATCGGCGGTGGCACCGAGTCCATGTCCATGGTCCCCATGGGCGGCAACAAGGTGAGCGCCAACCCTGAAATCATGGCGAACCACCCGGAGATCTACTCCTCCATGGGTGTGACGGCGGAGAACATCGCCTCGCGTCACAACGTGTCGCGTGAGGACTCGGACAAGTTCGCCGCCGAGAGCCAGCGCCGCGCCGCCGCCGCGCGGGAGCAGGGCAAGTTCGCCGCGGAGATCATCCCCGTCACGACCACCGTGTATGACGAGGAAGGCAACGCGAAGACGGTGACGGTGTCGGTGGACACCATCCTGCGCCCGGAGACGACGTTCGAAGGCCTGAACAAGCTCAAGCCCGCGTTCAACGCCAAGGGCGTGGTGACGGCCGGCAACGCGTCGCCGCTGACCGACGGCGCGGCGGCCGCGGTGGTGATGAGCGAGGAGAAGGCGAAGGAGCTGGGCGTCAAGCCGCTGGGCTACTTCCTGGACTTCGCCGTCGCGGGTGTGCCTCCGGAGGTCATGGGCATCGGCCCCGTGCCCGCGGTGCGCAAGCTCCTGGCGAAGAACAAGCTCGAGGTGAAGGACATCGACGTCTTCGAGCTGAACGAGGCCTTCGCTCCCCAGGCGCTGTACTGCATCCGTGAGCTGGGCATCTCCATGGACAAGGTGAACCCGAACGGTGGCGCCATCGCCCTGGGCCACCCGCTGGGCGTGTCCGGTGCGCGCCTGGTCGCCACGATTCTGCAGGAGCTCAAGCGCCGCAACGGCCGCTACGGCGTCGTCACCATGTGCATCGGTGGCGGCATGGGCGCTGCGGCGCTCATCGAGAACGCGAAGTAA